A region of Pyxidicoccus parkwaysis DNA encodes the following proteins:
- a CDS encoding response regulator translates to MGTAAPRRSVLVVEDDEDIRAAIAEILEGEGYDVAIAANGSEALDELRHMRRPCLILLDLMMPVMNGHEFLARIREMPLMRSVPVLVLTAVSTEAPPGARGLLRKPFIVEELLDAVQRLSSEGL, encoded by the coding sequence ATGGGCACCGCAGCGCCGCGCAGGTCCGTGCTCGTCGTGGAGGATGACGAGGACATCCGGGCCGCCATCGCGGAAATCCTGGAGGGTGAGGGCTACGACGTCGCCATCGCCGCGAATGGCAGCGAGGCGCTCGACGAGCTCCGGCACATGCGCCGGCCGTGCCTCATCTTGCTGGACTTGATGATGCCGGTGATGAACGGCCACGAGTTCCTCGCGCGCATCCGCGAGATGCCGCTCATGCGGAGCGTGCCGGTGCTGGTGCTCACCGCCGTCTCCACGGAGGCGCCGCCGGGCGCACGAGGGCTCCTGCGCAAGCCGTTCATCGTCGAGGAGTTGCTGGACGCGGTGCAGCGGCTCAGCAGCGAGGGCCTCTGA
- a CDS encoding c-type cytochrome, whose amino-acid sequence MSRPTGWTALLACLALVPACSDGDDDEGGGNEVQCPSGGTQLTEQNFGRAFLDTYCTRCHSSTLTGAARNGAPVGFDWDRIESVRLHAKQMNEEAGANADGSVNRDMPLNDPRPSDDQRRQLSEWLACGAP is encoded by the coding sequence ATGTCGCGACCGACTGGATGGACGGCCCTGCTTGCCTGCCTCGCCCTCGTGCCCGCGTGCAGCGACGGTGACGATGACGAGGGCGGCGGCAACGAGGTGCAGTGCCCGTCGGGCGGCACGCAGCTCACGGAGCAGAACTTCGGCCGCGCCTTCCTGGACACGTACTGCACGCGATGCCACAGCTCCACGCTCACCGGCGCCGCGCGCAACGGCGCACCCGTGGGCTTCGATTGGGACCGCATCGAGTCCGTGCGCCTGCACGCGAAGCAAATGAACGAAGAGGCCGGCGCCAACGCGGACGGCAGCGTGAATCGCGACATGCCGTTGAACGACCCGCGTCCCTCGGACGACCAGCGCCGCCAGCTCTCCGAGTGGCTCGCCTGCGGCGCGCCCTGA
- a CDS encoding helix-turn-helix domain-containing protein, which yields MDTELASMLGAASRAARVRLGLTQADVAERIGMASEVYGRLERGHMLPSVQNLRRLCVVLHVPPHELLGLGEDLSAPPPAKDKAAPTAAKPREDDTPEMRRLMRNLRKLSPVQLKLMNLVASAMHQKKK from the coding sequence ATGGACACAGAATTGGCGAGCATGCTGGGAGCCGCGTCGAGGGCCGCCCGGGTACGCTTGGGACTGACGCAGGCCGATGTCGCGGAGCGGATTGGCATGGCGTCGGAGGTGTACGGGCGGCTGGAGCGCGGGCACATGCTGCCCAGCGTGCAGAACCTGCGCCGGCTGTGCGTGGTGCTCCACGTTCCGCCGCACGAGCTGCTCGGCCTGGGCGAGGACCTGTCCGCCCCGCCGCCCGCGAAGGACAAGGCGGCGCCCACGGCCGCCAAGCCCCGCGAGGACGACACCCCGGAGATGCGCCGGCTGATGCGCAACCTGCGCAAGCTGTCCCCCGTGCAGCTCAAGCTGATGAACCTGGTGGCTTCGGCCATGCACCAGAAGAAGAAGTAG
- a CDS encoding serine/threonine protein kinase — protein sequence MRAEHPLALRPGMTVGPWHILAPLGSGSFGIVFQVEHAGQRHALKFALRGPGSDDLNHTDARAAKELACLLQAIHPNVARVWAHGRWPDVRTGYHYVVMDFVEGATLNDWVKQARPSARRVARLFARLARTLGELHARDVFHRDLKPSNILVRAADEEPVLVDFGSADHAEALPLTESTLPPGTTQYRSPEALRFHREHHDRPDARYPFRATDDLYALGVTLHEVLTGTPAFSPSLPREVLIEHIEERLPPLPSQVNPRVPAELEAITLRLVQKRARERFPHGESLHAAFEEALRAAGPRWDEPLFPGDGPLPKGRSRNSPAPGLPPGPPSPLMERASHRESGSDTAHDGPRSPRLSSWHLVGAAVLLGLLTLLGWKRVGASHAPERHQAPVSGARPGAGDSTGEQPPWSDAGMDTREEMSTTPTTPGTPKTSAASPGAVKRALPACIAGVAAAASLHCASTTYATPVGEHPRRNEPCSPNAMRNMDKLLRKFRGTYSLPLIGTAQLDYHQDYVDGDVLVGGLRTGAISSIVRNPGAFPSGTILYGWAWVNGENAEIQWFEADVPRFGKEFASRITVCARVGDERRRTVRHAPGSTSKEPVWVRTDDYVVVDQW from the coding sequence TTGAGGGCGGAACATCCACTCGCGCTGCGCCCGGGCATGACGGTGGGCCCATGGCACATCCTCGCGCCGCTGGGCTCGGGCTCCTTCGGCATCGTGTTCCAGGTCGAGCACGCGGGGCAGCGCCACGCCCTCAAGTTCGCCCTGAGAGGCCCGGGCAGCGACGACCTCAACCACACCGACGCTCGCGCCGCGAAGGAGCTGGCCTGTCTCCTCCAGGCCATCCACCCCAACGTGGCACGGGTCTGGGCCCATGGCCGGTGGCCGGATGTGAGGACGGGCTACCACTACGTCGTCATGGACTTCGTGGAAGGCGCCACGCTGAACGACTGGGTGAAGCAGGCGCGCCCGTCGGCACGTCGCGTGGCGCGGCTCTTCGCCCGGCTGGCCCGGACCCTCGGCGAGCTGCACGCGCGCGACGTCTTCCACCGGGACCTCAAGCCGTCCAACATCCTCGTGCGCGCCGCCGATGAGGAGCCCGTCCTGGTGGACTTCGGCAGCGCGGACCATGCCGAAGCGCTTCCGCTCACCGAGAGCACGCTTCCTCCCGGAACGACGCAGTACCGCAGCCCGGAGGCGCTCCGCTTTCACCGCGAGCACCATGACCGGCCGGACGCGCGCTATCCGTTCCGCGCCACGGATGACCTCTATGCCCTGGGCGTCACGCTCCATGAGGTGCTGACGGGCACGCCCGCGTTCTCACCGAGCCTGCCCCGGGAAGTCCTCATCGAGCACATCGAGGAGCGCCTGCCGCCCCTGCCCTCCCAGGTGAACCCCCGAGTACCGGCGGAGCTGGAGGCCATCACGCTCCGGCTGGTCCAGAAGCGCGCTCGGGAGCGATTCCCTCACGGCGAGTCCCTGCACGCGGCCTTCGAGGAAGCGCTGCGCGCCGCCGGGCCCCGGTGGGATGAGCCCTTGTTCCCGGGGGACGGACCACTCCCCAAGGGCCGGTCGCGGAACAGCCCCGCGCCGGGACTGCCTCCCGGCCCGCCCTCTCCCCTCATGGAGAGAGCTTCCCACCGGGAGTCCGGTTCAGACACGGCCCACGACGGCCCCCGGTCCCCGCGCCTTTCTTCCTGGCATCTGGTGGGTGCGGCAGTGCTCCTCGGACTGCTGACCCTGCTCGGGTGGAAGCGCGTGGGAGCGTCCCACGCGCCAGAGCGGCACCAGGCTCCGGTGTCTGGCGCGCGTCCAGGCGCGGGAGACTCCACCGGAGAGCAGCCGCCATGGTCGGATGCAGGTATGGACACGAGAGAAGAGATGTCGACGACCCCTACGACACCTGGAACGCCCAAGACTTCCGCCGCCTCCCCGGGTGCCGTGAAGCGCGCCTTGCCGGCCTGCATCGCGGGAGTGGCCGCGGCCGCCAGCCTCCACTGCGCGAGCACGACCTATGCGACTCCCGTGGGAGAGCATCCCCGCCGGAACGAGCCCTGCTCTCCCAATGCCATGAGGAACATGGACAAGCTGCTACGAAAGTTCCGTGGCACGTACAGCCTCCCGCTCATCGGCACGGCCCAGCTCGACTACCACCAGGACTATGTCGACGGGGACGTGCTCGTGGGTGGGCTGAGGACCGGGGCCATCAGCAGCATCGTCCGGAATCCCGGCGCGTTTCCCTCCGGTACCATCCTCTACGGCTGGGCCTGGGTGAACGGAGAGAACGCGGAGATTCAGTGGTTCGAGGCCGACGTCCCCCGCTTCGGGAAGGAGTTCGCCAGCCGCATCACCGTCTGCGCCCGGGTAGGCGACGAGCGACGCCGGACGGTGCGCCACGCCCCCGGGTCCACCTCGAAAGAGCCCGTCTGGGTGCGGACCGATGACTACGTGGTGGTGGACCAGTGGTGA
- a CDS encoding DUF2381 family protein: protein MLVLTTLAGMTAVAGEPGEERQMRQRHITLSTENPAATHGLHVAAGTATVLLFDSPVLPASLELGASRERFERIDITERALILLPRMELTPHERIPLTVRFADGHFPHRATFALTTEPGEVDLQVRVFRTALAPEALVEQVAAVQARCEDSARFSNLLFSHDLGSGIAVERLSPRVVSDNGPPPLNVVGMRVFAAPGLLAFEVPLLLSEGQSPWRPGRVEVHSEQTDEPLPVRAMDLDVQTLHPGIRGRLVLEIRPRPAAQAGLLRIEVHEQGGSRTLKLQEVRLPQPLPEVTH from the coding sequence ATGCTGGTTCTCACCACCCTGGCAGGTATGACGGCGGTCGCGGGAGAGCCCGGCGAGGAACGGCAGATGCGGCAGCGGCACATCACCCTCTCCACGGAGAACCCGGCGGCCACCCACGGGCTCCATGTCGCCGCGGGCACCGCCACCGTGCTGCTGTTCGACTCGCCCGTGCTCCCCGCCAGCCTGGAGCTGGGTGCGTCTCGCGAGCGCTTCGAGCGCATCGACATCACCGAACGCGCCCTCATCCTCCTGCCGCGCATGGAGCTCACGCCCCACGAGCGCATCCCGCTCACGGTGCGCTTCGCGGACGGCCACTTCCCCCACCGCGCCACGTTCGCCCTCACGACCGAGCCCGGAGAGGTGGACCTCCAGGTCCGCGTCTTCCGCACCGCGCTCGCGCCCGAGGCCCTCGTGGAGCAGGTGGCCGCCGTGCAGGCGCGCTGTGAGGACTCGGCGAGGTTCTCCAACCTGCTCTTCTCCCACGACCTGGGGAGCGGCATCGCCGTGGAGCGGCTGAGTCCCCGTGTCGTCTCGGATAACGGCCCGCCGCCGCTCAATGTGGTGGGCATGCGCGTCTTCGCCGCGCCCGGCCTCCTGGCATTCGAGGTTCCCCTGCTCCTCTCCGAGGGCCAGTCACCCTGGCGGCCCGGCAGGGTCGAAGTGCACAGCGAGCAGACCGATGAGCCGCTCCCGGTGCGCGCGATGGACCTGGATGTGCAGACGCTCCATCCCGGCATCAGGGGAAGGCTCGTGCTGGAAATCCGGCCGCGGCCCGCCGCTCAAGCGGGGCTGCTCCGCATCGAGGTCCATGAGCAGGGCGGCTCGCGCACCCTGAAGCTGCAGGAAGTGCGCTTGCCGCAACCCCTGCCCGAGGTGACGCATTGA
- a CDS encoding cupin domain-containing protein, whose translation MVDELVRRLGLAPHPEGGFYKETYRAALAVQTPRGTRSAGTAIYYLLPRGSFAAWHRVTSDEVWHFYDGHPLELLLVGASGEPETVVLGRDVTKGEQPQVVVHAGVLQAAVPRGEYTLVGCTVSPGFDFSDWEMPSADSLVARYPKHAELMRRLAKET comes from the coding sequence ATGGTCGATGAGCTCGTACGCAGGCTGGGGCTGGCGCCGCATCCGGAGGGTGGCTTCTACAAGGAGACGTACCGCGCGGCGCTGGCGGTGCAGACACCGCGAGGCACGCGCTCGGCGGGCACGGCCATCTACTACCTGCTGCCGCGAGGCTCATTCGCGGCGTGGCACCGCGTGACGTCGGACGAGGTGTGGCACTTCTACGACGGGCACCCGCTGGAGCTGCTCCTCGTGGGAGCGAGCGGCGAGCCGGAGACGGTGGTGCTCGGAAGGGACGTGACGAAGGGCGAGCAGCCGCAGGTGGTGGTGCACGCGGGCGTGCTGCAGGCGGCGGTGCCTCGCGGCGAGTACACGCTGGTGGGCTGCACCGTGTCACCGGGCTTCGACTTCTCCGACTGGGAGATGCCGTCCGCCGACTCCCTGGTGGCGCGGTACCCGAAGCACGCGGAGCTGATGCGGCGGCTCGCGAAGGAGACGTGA
- a CDS encoding Ig-like domain-containing protein, whose translation MPSRVESLSSPRALPARSARFVAALLTLLLASSAHAATNAESAQRAINFLSADAANWAAQFRCTSCHRHGATMFALSTARANGYDLDALTYNGRTNRQNLEAITARMQSEQRLDGSWIHEGNWYPYAKTSYSAFGLAGYDANVGTQYSDTLVRAADWALSTQVNGRWKEDFPFYPVGYGNVGTTARLMTAIAQAKQRVDPARAAQYQASLDQAAAYIVAHMNDLTDGPISDGQRYTHQMAWAIVGLKAAGPGANGQNTAAINTLASKLLATRALGDAPGWGGLAGEAPDEYATSITLYALCVAGRKPAADGRMAGALDWLKSRQGTNGSWGAGTRYPDIPTTFAAMGLACFGDYSVGVSVSGATRKPIEHDLPTTQTASYVLTVRNNGYKTDEYTLNTQGGLAGWTSSLDRTTLELGPDATATVTLTITAPAELEASLTSDVMVVAESNGADAVKGSARVTTYTTPPPPTEGVETTTTLLTPAAGQSLTVALDNKLSARVVDGQGWRARGPGMGVVTFTVAGVTVGADNDADGDGVYTVVWHPRTATWSELGTQDVRAVYSGVTLRPDLDNRLGSTDSRQVEVLPSPYSNPSVTLCGLPGFTEQPTLHVCGYTTTLAPGANIESAEFILHGQRYPVVPSANGGLVETELPLTDGANVIQLVGIDTFGGITTAEATVMVDSTPPELTIASPSEGAGLAVYSVDVHVVVRDWSPVRVETNLINVTDVPAGGGTVTHTVWLTPGGNVIQVRATDAVGHVTEKEVTVWVDAQAPFVGTGLPDGWLVGPQPGDTMGYSIGVYSASATRVTLSSGGTYTLPRGGGGVDASLHLVPGTNTFTIDVTGETGLTTSLTRTVRYDNSPPEAEMVVPVPGGTYSGLVTLTARVTDSLTGVRSVAYTRDGSGIRGATLQPDGTWTADLDTRELVDGAHTVEVWMTDDAGNFVIKSFPFSTKNR comes from the coding sequence ATGCCCTCTCGCGTCGAATCACTGTCATCACCTCGCGCGCTGCCCGCGCGGAGTGCTCGTTTCGTGGCCGCGCTGCTGACGTTGCTTCTCGCGTCATCGGCACACGCCGCCACCAACGCCGAGTCCGCGCAGCGGGCCATCAACTTCCTCAGCGCGGACGCGGCCAACTGGGCCGCGCAGTTCCGCTGCACGTCGTGCCACCGCCACGGCGCGACGATGTTCGCCCTCTCGACGGCGCGCGCCAACGGCTATGACCTGGACGCGCTGACGTACAACGGCCGTACCAACCGGCAGAACCTGGAGGCCATCACCGCGCGCATGCAGTCCGAGCAGCGCCTCGACGGCTCCTGGATTCACGAGGGCAACTGGTACCCCTACGCGAAGACGAGCTACTCCGCCTTCGGGCTCGCGGGCTACGACGCGAACGTGGGCACGCAGTACTCGGACACGCTGGTGCGCGCCGCGGACTGGGCGCTGAGCACGCAGGTCAACGGCCGCTGGAAGGAGGACTTTCCCTTCTACCCGGTGGGCTACGGCAACGTGGGCACCACCGCGCGCTTGATGACGGCCATTGCCCAGGCGAAGCAGCGCGTGGACCCGGCCCGGGCCGCGCAGTACCAGGCCTCGCTGGACCAGGCCGCCGCCTACATCGTCGCGCACATGAACGATTTGACGGACGGCCCCATCAGCGACGGCCAGCGCTACACGCACCAGATGGCGTGGGCCATCGTCGGGCTGAAGGCCGCGGGGCCGGGCGCGAATGGGCAGAACACGGCGGCCATCAACACGCTGGCCTCGAAGCTGCTCGCCACGCGCGCGCTCGGGGACGCGCCGGGCTGGGGCGGGCTCGCGGGCGAGGCGCCGGACGAGTACGCCACCAGCATCACCCTCTACGCGCTGTGCGTCGCGGGCCGGAAGCCCGCGGCGGATGGGCGTATGGCCGGGGCGCTCGACTGGCTCAAGTCACGTCAGGGGACGAATGGAAGCTGGGGCGCGGGCACGCGCTACCCGGACATCCCCACCACCTTCGCCGCCATGGGGCTGGCGTGCTTCGGCGACTACAGCGTCGGCGTCTCCGTGAGCGGGGCCACGCGCAAGCCCATCGAGCATGACCTGCCGACGACGCAGACAGCCTCGTACGTGCTCACGGTGCGCAACAACGGATACAAGACGGACGAGTACACGCTGAACACGCAGGGCGGGCTGGCCGGGTGGACGTCGTCGCTGGACAGGACGACGCTGGAATTGGGCCCGGACGCCACGGCCACCGTCACCCTCACCATCACCGCGCCCGCGGAGCTGGAGGCGTCGCTGACGTCGGACGTCATGGTGGTGGCGGAGTCGAATGGCGCGGACGCGGTGAAGGGCTCGGCGCGCGTGACGACGTACACCACGCCTCCGCCGCCCACGGAGGGCGTGGAGACGACGACGACGCTGCTGACGCCCGCGGCCGGCCAGTCCCTCACGGTGGCGCTGGACAACAAGTTGTCCGCGCGCGTGGTGGACGGCCAGGGCTGGCGGGCGCGAGGCCCCGGCATGGGCGTGGTGACCTTCACCGTGGCGGGCGTCACGGTGGGCGCGGACAACGACGCGGATGGGGACGGCGTGTACACGGTGGTGTGGCACCCGAGGACCGCGACGTGGAGCGAGCTGGGCACCCAGGACGTGCGCGCGGTGTACTCGGGCGTGACGCTGCGGCCCGACCTGGACAACCGGCTGGGCAGCACGGACTCGCGGCAGGTGGAGGTGCTCCCGTCGCCGTACTCGAATCCGTCGGTGACGCTGTGCGGACTGCCGGGCTTCACCGAGCAGCCCACGCTGCACGTCTGCGGCTACACGACGACGCTGGCGCCGGGCGCGAACATCGAGTCCGCGGAGTTCATCCTCCACGGGCAGCGCTACCCCGTGGTGCCGAGCGCCAACGGCGGACTGGTGGAGACGGAGCTGCCGCTGACGGACGGGGCGAACGTCATCCAGTTGGTCGGCATCGACACGTTCGGTGGCATCACCACCGCCGAGGCGACGGTGATGGTGGACAGCACGCCGCCGGAGCTGACCATCGCCTCGCCCTCGGAAGGCGCGGGGCTGGCGGTGTACAGCGTGGACGTGCACGTGGTGGTGCGGGACTGGTCGCCAGTGCGCGTGGAGACGAACCTCATCAACGTCACGGACGTGCCCGCGGGCGGCGGCACGGTGACGCACACGGTGTGGCTGACGCCGGGAGGCAACGTCATCCAGGTGCGGGCGACGGACGCGGTGGGCCACGTCACGGAGAAGGAGGTCACCGTGTGGGTGGATGCCCAGGCGCCATTCGTAGGCACGGGCCTGCCGGACGGGTGGCTCGTGGGGCCGCAGCCGGGAGACACGATGGGGTACAGCATCGGCGTGTACTCGGCGTCGGCGACGCGGGTGACGCTGTCCTCGGGCGGGACGTACACGCTGCCGCGCGGCGGTGGCGGCGTGGATGCGTCACTGCATCTGGTGCCGGGAACGAACACGTTCACGATTGATGTGACGGGCGAGACGGGACTGACGACGTCGCTGACGCGCACCGTGCGCTACGACAACTCGCCGCCGGAAGCGGAGATGGTGGTGCCGGTGCCGGGCGGGACGTACAGCGGACTGGTGACGCTGACGGCGCGGGTCACGGATTCGCTGACGGGCGTGCGGAGCGTGGCGTACACGCGGGATGGCTCGGGCATCCGTGGGGCGACGCTGCAACCGGATGGCACGTGGACCGCGGACCTGGACACGCGCGAGTTGGTGGACGGGGCGCACACGGTGGAGGTGTGGATGACGGATGACGCGGGGAACTTCGTCATCAAGTCGTTCCCGTTCTCGACGAAGAACCGGTGA